In one window of Cryptococcus depauperatus CBS 7841 chromosome 3, complete sequence DNA:
- a CDS encoding T-complex protein 1 subunit gamma codes for MAMPGGMPMVVMNTGPERQSGRKAQTANIVAAKTVADVIRTCLGPKAMLKMILDPMGGILLTNDGHAILREIDVAHPAAKSMIELSRTQDEEVGDGTTSVIILAGEILAYSLPLLERHIHPVVIIRAFKDVLHDALETIQAISTSVDISSETEMLALIKTSIGTKFSSRWSELMCKLALEAVKTVAVTAEAENGLVGGGQSGELNIKTVDLKRYARVEKVPGGEIEDCRVLSGVMINKDVTHPKMRRRIKNPRVILLDCPLEYKKGESQTNIEITKEEDWNRVLEIEEEQIKAMCKKIIEFKPDLVFTEKGVSDLAQHYLLKANITALRRVRKSDNNRIARAVGATIVNRVEDLRDSDVGTQCGLFHIEKLGDEYFAFLDECKNPKACTILLRGPSKDILNEIDRNLADAMSVARNVVFNPILAPGGGATEMAISVALSEKAKLLPGVKGAPYKAIADALEVIPRTLVQNCGGNAIRTLTELRAKHAEGQHMYGVDGDTGKVTNMQTYGLMESASVKIQTLKTAIESATLLLRVDDIVSARRPGQEGDTPAVQTMGEAGPEGMEQ; via the exons ATGGCCATGCCTGGAGGAATGCCAATGGTGGTGATGA ACACTGGCCCAGAACGTCAATCTGgaagaaaagctcaaacTGCCAATATTGTTGCCGCCAAA ACTGTGGCAGATGTTATTAGAACATGCTTGGGTCCAAAAGCTATGCTGAAGATGATCCTTGACCCGATGGGTGGTATTTT ACTGACAAACGATGGCCATGCTATCCTTCGAGAAATTGATGTGGCTCATCCGGCGGCAAAGAGCATGATTGAACTATCGAGGACGCAGGACGAAGAAGTTGGCGATGGTACTACAAGTGTCATTATACTTG CGGGTGAAATACTTGCTtattctcttccacttcttgAGCGCCATATCCACCCTGTCGTTATTATTCGTGCTTTCAAAGACGTTCTTCATGACGCTCTTGAGACTATTCAAGCAATTTCCACTTCTGTCGATATTAGCTCGGAAACGGAGATGCTTGCTCTCATCAAGACATCGATTGGAACTAAATTCTCATCAAGATGGAGCGAATTGATGTGCAAGCTCGCATTAGAAGCAGTCAAGACAGTGGCGGTTACCGCTGAAGCTGAGAATGGTCTTGTTGGCGGCGGACAAAGCGGAGAACTTAACATCAAGACTGTCGATCTTAAACGATATGCTAGGGTAGAAAAAGTTCCTGGTGGAGAGATCGAGGATTGTCGAGTTCTTTCTGGTGTGATGATTAACAAGGACGTCACCCACCCCAAGATGCGTCGACGTATCAAAAATCCTCGGGTAATCCTCCTTGATTGTCCACTCGAGTACAAGAAAGGTGAAAGCCAAACTAACATTGAGATTACGAAAGAGGAGGATTGGAATAGAGTGCTTGAGATAGAGGAAGAGCAAATCAAGGCGATGTGCAAGAAAATCATCGAGTTTAAACCTGACCTTGTTTTCACTGAAAAGGGTGTTTCTG ACCTAGCTCAACATTATCTCCTTAAAGCTAATATCACTGCCCTCCGACGAGTTCGAAAATCAGACAATAATCGTATTGCACGTGCTGTTGGTGCTACCATTGTCAATCGTGTTGAAGACTTACGAGACTCTGATGTTGGAACTCAATGCGGATTGTTCCATATTGAGAAGTTAGGTGATGA ATACTTTGCTTTCTTGGATGAATGCAAGAACCCCAAAGCATGTACCATCCTTCTACGAGGCCCATCAAAGGACATTCTCAATGAAATCGACCGAAACCTGGCAGACGCGATGTCCGTCGCTAGAAACGTTGTTTTCAATCCTATTCTCGCCCCTGGCGGTGGTGCTACAGAGATGGCCATCTCTGTAGCTTTGAGCGAGAAGGCTAAGCTGTTGCCTGGTGTGAAGGGGGCGCCTTACAAGGCCATTGCAGACGCTTTAGAGGTCATTCCTAGAACTTTAGTGCAGAATTGTGGAGGCAATGCTATCAGAACACTAACTGAGCTCCGA GCTAAACATGCTGAAGGACAGCACATGTATGGTGTCGACGGCGACACCGGAAAGGTCACTAACATGCAAACATACGGCCTTATGGAGTCGGCGAGCGTCAAGATCCAGACTTTGAAAACTGCTATTGAA TCTGCTACATTGCTGCTTCGAGTAGATGATATCGTCAGCGCGCGAAGACCAGGGCAGGAAGGCGATACCCCTGCCGTGCAAACAATGGGCGAGGCAGGGCCAGAGGGCATGGAGCAATGA